A window of Chloroflexota bacterium contains these coding sequences:
- a CDS encoding replication-relaxation family protein, translated as MTWAPRQAQVLRLLRAHRFMDAVQVHRVIYEPVSLRSCQRCLTLLHHQGLLVRVQPSRGGLGGGSSGYVYGLSAKGADVLEAIDDAPRRQIPYVKDPETFTPERVWHQLDVNRCFIALWRALEAVDGHELVRWNSDPHLRMRYQLAGRYQVIHPDGLAQVRSPIGDDWLFFEIDRGTNELRRYRTKVGRYARFWDSGAWRSEFPVFPELRIVTSRQSRVPRLVHAAEAGIRGLYHLDSRAVSQALRVAVAWAPAFLADPLGPVWEPTFSEVPIRQNLWRDPQREKRVESGVW; from the coding sequence ATGACGTGGGCCCCCCGCCAGGCCCAGGTCCTGCGCCTGCTGCGCGCGCACCGCTTCATGGACGCCGTCCAGGTCCATCGGGTGATCTACGAGCCCGTCAGCCTGCGCTCCTGCCAGCGCTGCCTGACCCTGCTCCACCACCAGGGCCTCCTCGTTCGGGTGCAACCGTCGCGCGGAGGCCTGGGTGGCGGCAGCAGCGGCTACGTCTATGGCCTATCGGCAAAGGGTGCCGACGTGCTGGAAGCGATCGACGACGCACCACGCAGACAGATTCCCTACGTGAAGGATCCCGAGACGTTCACGCCCGAGCGGGTCTGGCATCAGCTGGATGTCAACCGCTGCTTCATTGCCCTCTGGCGCGCCCTGGAGGCCGTCGACGGCCACGAGCTCGTGCGCTGGAACTCCGACCCGCATCTACGGATGCGGTACCAGTTGGCTGGGCGCTACCAGGTCATCCATCCCGACGGCCTGGCGCAAGTGCGCAGCCCGATCGGCGACGACTGGCTGTTCTTCGAGATTGACCGCGGCACGAACGAGCTGCGCCGCTACCGGACCAAGGTGGGCCGCTACGCTCGCTTCTGGGACTCCGGCGCCTGGCGCTCGGAGTTCCCGGTGTTTCCCGAACTGCGCATCGTCACGAGCCGGCAGTCCCGGGTGCCTCGGCTCGTTCACGCGGCGGAGGCTGGAATCCGCGGGCTCTACCACCTGGATAGTCGAGCGGTGAGCCAGGCATTGCGGGTTGCGGTGGCGTGGGCGCCGGCCTTCCTGGCCGATCCGCTCGGACCAGTCTGGGAGCCGACGTTCAGTGAGGTCCCAATCCGCCAGAACCTATGGCGCGATCCACAGAGGGAGAAGCGGGTCGAAAGTGGCGTCTGGTAG
- a CDS encoding replication-relaxation family protein: MRVRVGSRQLQVVRLLYTHRLLTAAQVQALAFETATRRTCEICLQRLHRKEWVVRAEPLHGGAGGGRSGYVYGLPAAGAEVLVALAGIPLADIPTVAGPEALEPRYVNHQLAVNRCMLAIRQACRADPGATLREWRADPHARVQYRVGRSSRTVHPDAIAEIDLDGWRRCLCLEVDRGTAELRRYGLELRRYARFYLSGSWRRELRDVPRGANRDRASATDRADGGRA; this comes from the coding sequence ATGCGCGTCCGCGTGGGATCCCGGCAGCTCCAGGTCGTGCGCTTGCTCTACACCCATCGCCTGCTGACGGCCGCTCAGGTCCAGGCCCTGGCCTTTGAGACCGCCACGCGGCGCACCTGCGAGATCTGCCTGCAGCGGTTGCATCGGAAAGAGTGGGTGGTGCGGGCCGAGCCCCTCCATGGGGGCGCTGGGGGCGGCCGCAGCGGCTACGTCTATGGTCTCCCCGCCGCGGGGGCCGAGGTGCTCGTGGCGTTAGCCGGGATCCCGCTGGCCGACATCCCGACGGTCGCCGGGCCCGAGGCCCTGGAGCCCCGCTACGTGAATCACCAACTGGCCGTCAACCGCTGCATGCTGGCGATCCGGCAGGCCTGTCGGGCCGATCCCGGGGCTACCCTGCGCGAGTGGAGGGCCGACCCGCACGCGCGGGTGCAGTATCGGGTCGGACGGAGTTCGCGGACGGTGCATCCCGACGCCATCGCAGAGATTGACCTGGATGGCTGGCGCCGCTGCCTGTGCCTGGAGGTCGATCGGGGCACGGCGGAGTTGCGCCGCTACGGGCTGGAGCTGCGGCGCTACGCGCGCTTCTATCTTTCGGGCAGCTGGCGGCGGGAGTTACGCGACGTTCCCCGAGGTGCGAATCGTGACCGCGCATCGGCCACGGATAGAGCGGATGGTGGCAGAGCTTGA
- a CDS encoding DNA methyltransferase translates to MAGGVAGHRRGAGGVGDDMAAFLCFMGIWLIEMRRVLRDDGSLYLHCDPTASHYLKALLDAVFGWRNFRSDIIRRRALAKGLAFKGFPNNADHLLYYSGSDSFSWNRPFLPHDPEYVKRSYRHVEAKTGRRYRLDNLANPNKD, encoded by the coding sequence ATGGCCGGTGGTGTGGCAGGTCATCGGCGCGGCGCGGGCGGCGTGGGCGACGACATGGCCGCGTTTCTGTGCTTCATGGGCATTTGGCTCATCGAGATGCGGCGGGTGCTGCGGGACGACGGGAGCCTGTACCTGCACTGCGACCCGACCGCGAGCCACTACCTCAAGGCGCTGCTGGATGCCGTGTTTGGGTGGCGGAATTTCAGGAGCGACATCATCCGGAGACGTGCTCTGGCCAAGGGCCTAGCGTTCAAGGGATTTCCGAACAACGCCGATCATCTGCTCTATTACAGCGGGTCGGACAGCTTTTCATGGAATCGGCCCTTTCTGCCGCATGACCCCGAATATGTGAAGAGGTCGTATCGCCATGTGGAAGCGAAAACGGGCAGGCGGTATCGGCTTGACAATCTGGCGAATCCAAACAAGGACTGA
- a CDS encoding minor capsid protein, with the protein MDDLHTGISQAFADKPFDQQALSQVVREKGQVANWNLRRITRDQTNKAISNLTQARHLQLGNEEYVWRTVQDERVLADHADLEGTTQRWDQAPAIGHPGEPIQCRCVAEPVIPKAGVTKPPATEAEPEPPPLPANSLAARGATRPALREARANNRHLLNRRG; encoded by the coding sequence ATGGACGATCTTCACACAGGCATCAGCCAGGCGTTCGCCGACAAGCCGTTCGATCAGCAGGCGCTCTCGCAGGTGGTGCGGGAGAAGGGCCAGGTGGCGAACTGGAACTTGCGGCGCATCACGCGGGATCAAACCAACAAGGCGATCTCGAACCTGACCCAGGCAAGGCATCTGCAGCTTGGCAACGAGGAGTACGTCTGGCGCACCGTCCAGGACGAGCGCGTGCTTGCCGACCACGCCGACCTCGAGGGCACAACGCAGCGCTGGGACCAGGCGCCAGCCATCGGTCACCCGGGCGAGCCAATCCAGTGCCGCTGCGTCGCCGAGCCGGTGATCCCGAAAGCTGGCGTAACTAAGCCGCCTGCCACAGAAGCAGAGCCAGAGCCACCGCCCCTGCCGGCCAATAGCTTGGCAGCACGCGGGGCGACGCGGCCGGCGTTGCGGGAGGCAAGAGCCAACAATCGGCATCTACTCAATCGGAGGGGCTGA
- a CDS encoding phospholipase D family protein has protein sequence MKHSGPGPEQTLSFDLDDGTGLRVARARFQSETKFSWSIFDGYDRIRILTYSAGTSAIVRLLDEHSFSDFECVFGCENILHTLRDVLAFQQVAIGDARAAIRNLPSERHASILRRVRKGQARFRVLRKQIAHAKLYLLDNTESGSTRVLIGSANLSETAFGGRQSETLVCFDDDEAAWGHYVGMYQSIRDQASDEMPLPPERIEHAEISLTEVPVLALDDHATLVIDSGDEEGPNGNAVHMSVPHQIERIERMKAAVPPVVANLIPAPRNGRQQIPRDIRRRIVKEYSRIRVVQTEEEADHRELSIDRDAKTVTFFREPFSLEADLDSARNDAKLLVEFFGNYEGTFEGGMGVERLQRDYFILWSWLYFSPFMCDMRTLAGHEGDIFRYPSVAIVYGKPSCGKSSLIETLMTSMFGRAYNVDKREFTKRRLWDIQHAYRRFPAVFDDIGRPAIRNHGEDVIKDEVPPLVSEYPCFVLSMNQELKAFTDQIVKRSLMIYTTTALPSYKESLRHELHLKIQEVRRGLSSNLYREYLRRTLARLDVTPVPDDWLEFSSTILSGLVADLLAESPPKWCVPIRWNDYAEKRHERVKAQVDHLLRRATRMKKEGNQSSGWILEKDKVIVIEQTDTFGRREFDWENVPSTLIDDNASVGARTVLNRPELEEFLGRNLNRRRNGMVGRLLGRR, from the coding sequence TTGAAGCATAGCGGCCCCGGACCCGAACAGACTCTGAGCTTCGACCTAGACGACGGCACGGGCTTGCGTGTGGCCCGCGCCCGGTTCCAGTCCGAGACTAAGTTCTCTTGGTCGATCTTTGACGGCTACGACCGCATCCGCATCCTCACCTACTCGGCAGGGACAAGCGCCATCGTCCGACTCCTGGACGAGCACAGCTTTAGCGACTTCGAGTGCGTCTTCGGGTGCGAGAACATCCTGCACACCCTGAGGGACGTCTTGGCCTTCCAACAGGTCGCCATCGGCGACGCCCGGGCGGCCATCAGAAACCTGCCCAGTGAGCGCCACGCCTCGATCCTGAGGCGGGTCAGGAAGGGACAGGCCCGGTTCCGGGTGCTGCGCAAGCAGATAGCCCACGCCAAGCTGTACCTCTTGGACAACACGGAGTCCGGCAGCACTCGCGTCCTCATCGGATCGGCCAACCTGTCGGAGACCGCCTTCGGCGGGCGACAGTCCGAGACCCTGGTCTGTTTCGATGATGACGAAGCCGCCTGGGGCCACTATGTGGGCATGTACCAGTCCATCAGGGACCAGGCCTCCGACGAGATGCCCCTGCCACCGGAGCGGATTGAGCACGCTGAGATAAGCCTTACTGAAGTCCCCGTTCTGGCCCTTGACGACCATGCCACCCTGGTGATCGACTCAGGCGACGAGGAGGGACCGAACGGCAATGCCGTCCACATGAGCGTCCCCCACCAGATTGAGCGGATAGAGAGGATGAAGGCTGCCGTACCCCCGGTGGTGGCCAACCTCATCCCGGCGCCCCGCAACGGAAGGCAGCAGATACCACGCGATATCAGGCGCCGGATCGTCAAGGAGTACAGCCGCATCCGCGTCGTCCAGACGGAGGAGGAGGCCGACCACCGGGAGCTGTCGATCGACAGAGACGCGAAGACCGTCACATTCTTCCGCGAGCCGTTCTCACTGGAAGCTGACCTCGACTCCGCCAGGAACGACGCGAAGCTGTTGGTGGAATTCTTCGGCAACTACGAGGGCACCTTTGAGGGCGGCATGGGGGTGGAGAGGCTCCAGCGGGACTACTTCATCCTCTGGTCGTGGCTTTACTTCTCACCTTTCATGTGCGACATGCGGACCCTGGCCGGCCACGAGGGCGACATTTTCAGGTACCCGTCCGTTGCCATCGTTTACGGAAAGCCCTCCTGCGGGAAGTCCAGCCTCATAGAGACGCTGATGACCTCCATGTTCGGAAGGGCCTACAACGTGGACAAGCGGGAGTTCACCAAGCGCAGGCTCTGGGACATTCAGCACGCCTACCGGCGGTTCCCCGCCGTCTTCGACGATATCGGCAGGCCCGCCATTCGCAACCACGGCGAGGACGTAATCAAGGACGAGGTGCCACCGCTGGTCTCCGAGTACCCCTGCTTCGTCCTCTCCATGAATCAGGAGTTAAAGGCCTTCACCGACCAGATCGTTAAGCGCAGCCTGATGATCTACACCACCACCGCCCTCCCTTCCTACAAGGAGAGCCTGCGGCACGAGCTGCACCTGAAGATTCAGGAGGTGCGCCGGGGCCTTTCTTCCAACCTGTACCGGGAGTACCTCAGGAGGACGCTGGCCCGGCTCGACGTAACGCCAGTGCCCGACGACTGGCTGGAGTTCTCCTCCACCATCCTCTCAGGTCTCGTTGCCGACCTGCTGGCGGAAAGCCCGCCCAAGTGGTGCGTCCCAATCAGGTGGAACGACTACGCCGAGAAACGGCATGAGCGGGTTAAGGCCCAAGTGGACCACCTGCTCAGGCGGGCCACGAGGATGAAGAAGGAGGGCAATCAGTCCAGCGGCTGGATACTTGAGAAAGACAAAGTCATCGTGATTGAGCAGACCGACACCTTCGGACGTCGCGAGTTCGATTGGGAAAACGTTCCCTCCACTCTGATTGACGACAATGCCAGCGTCGGCGCACGAACTGTTCTTAACCGTCCCGAATTGGAAGAGTTTCTCGGCAGAAACCTCAACAGGCGGCGGAACGGAATGGTGGGCAGGCTACTCGGTCGGCGATGA
- a CDS encoding MOSC domain-containing protein, translated as MSSSPHVAWLRLSPTSGQNVGVSSLSFVADLGIEGDRHANPESRNQVLLMDTETLDVLELGPGDIRENVATTGIDLASLNEGDRLRIGAEVEVVISHPCDPCYKMDILRPGLQEEIRGRRGMLATVSTGGVAVAGDPITLTAATEA; from the coding sequence ATGTCAAGCTCACCGCACGTCGCATGGCTGCGCCTCTCGCCGACCTCCGGGCAGAACGTGGGTGTCAGCAGCCTCAGCTTCGTGGCCGACCTGGGCATCGAAGGCGACCGCCACGCCAATCCAGAGTCGCGCAACCAAGTGCTGCTCATGGACACCGAAACCCTGGACGTGCTGGAGCTTGGACCCGGCGATATCCGCGAGAACGTCGCCACCACCGGTATCGATCTCGCATCGTTGAACGAGGGCGATCGGCTGCGCATCGGGGCGGAAGTCGAGGTGGTGATCTCACACCCCTGCGACCCGTGCTACAAGATGGACATCCTGCGTCCGGGGCTCCAGGAGGAGATCAGAGGACGCCGGGGGATGCTGGCCACCGTCAGCACCGGCGGCGTGGCCGTTGCAGGCGACCCCATCACCCTCACCGCCGCCACGGAGGCCTGA
- the sixA gene encoding phosphohistidine phosphatase SixA, whose translation MNLYILRHGKAEPFGPTYPRDDLRPLSLMGMRRTERSARGMAAANVVVDTIISSPLLRARQTAEIVHEGLGVAADIEYSDALATGDLNGIVDAVRGHERNKGVMLVGHEPTLSQLISILAFGAPGGSFGLKPGGLCKLQTYAIGLGQCAVVRWFLTPKQLVGLGRGSRGGNRGAAA comes from the coding sequence ATGAATCTCTACATCCTGCGCCACGGCAAGGCTGAGCCATTTGGGCCGACCTATCCCCGGGACGATCTTCGACCGCTCAGCCTGATGGGAATGCGGCGTACCGAACGGTCCGCCAGGGGCATGGCCGCGGCCAACGTGGTCGTCGACACGATCATCTCCAGCCCGCTGCTGCGCGCGCGTCAGACCGCCGAGATCGTGCACGAGGGCCTCGGCGTCGCGGCCGATATTGAATACTCCGACGCGCTCGCCACTGGCGATCTCAACGGCATCGTCGATGCCGTGCGCGGCCATGAGCGCAACAAGGGCGTCATGCTGGTCGGGCATGAACCGACGCTCAGCCAGTTGATCTCGATTCTGGCATTCGGCGCGCCCGGCGGGTCGTTCGGCCTGAAGCCGGGCGGACTCTGCAAGCTCCAGACCTACGCCATCGGTCTGGGCCAGTGCGCCGTGGTGCGGTGGTTTCTGACGCCGAAACAGCTCGTGGGACTGGGCAGGGGCTCGCGTGGAGGCAATCGCGGCGCAGCGGCATAG
- a CDS encoding MFS transporter: MSRGAEIARRSAFFLVRISLFWFGLSFLWGGMNIQLLPTRVPELVDDEIKGTAIGAIVVVGLIVAILVQPMAGAFSDRVRMRWGRRRPIMAAGIAAAMPCLLFVAYAPNYGLLFVAMVLLQIAANIAHGPYQGVIPDQVPTDSRGRASGFFGLANLMGTLVGAGVAGAWLSMAAEGQDPNPFFAPALLTIMVVLAVFSIAAWFAVREQRPPEQAPFEGVLREVRVRLSELSQRSAFAWLMLSRLLYFMGLQAMDNFIQLFLKGDQVDGGLAESDAEFKTTIVLAAVLLTALITTVPAGWLADRYGKLRLVATAAALGLIAAAVLMTSQSFVQVVIFAAVLGVGVGLFTAADWAVAIDLIPDQRAPGLYMGLSNVATAGGDGLATLSAGIALDLFGYRAVFAMMAIFFGLSLVVLPVVRARLAAAQAPPPT; this comes from the coding sequence ATGAGCCGCGGCGCGGAGATTGCCCGCCGCTCCGCGTTCTTCCTCGTTCGCATCAGCCTCTTCTGGTTCGGCCTGTCGTTCCTGTGGGGCGGCATGAACATCCAGCTGCTGCCGACGCGGGTGCCGGAGCTGGTGGACGACGAGATCAAGGGCACCGCCATCGGGGCCATCGTGGTGGTGGGCCTCATCGTGGCCATCCTGGTCCAGCCCATGGCCGGGGCCTTCAGCGACCGGGTGCGGATGCGCTGGGGTCGGCGGCGGCCGATCATGGCGGCGGGAATCGCCGCGGCCATGCCCTGTCTGCTGTTCGTGGCCTACGCGCCCAACTACGGGCTGCTGTTCGTGGCGATGGTGCTGCTGCAGATCGCCGCCAATATCGCCCACGGTCCCTACCAGGGCGTGATCCCCGACCAGGTGCCGACCGATTCGCGCGGTCGCGCGTCCGGGTTCTTCGGGCTGGCCAACCTGATGGGCACGCTGGTCGGCGCGGGCGTCGCCGGCGCGTGGCTCAGCATGGCCGCCGAGGGGCAGGACCCCAACCCCTTCTTCGCCCCCGCGCTCCTCACCATCATGGTCGTGCTGGCCGTGTTCTCCATCGCCGCGTGGTTCGCCGTCCGCGAGCAGCGGCCGCCTGAGCAGGCGCCGTTCGAAGGCGTCTTGCGCGAGGTCCGCGTGCGGCTGAGCGAGCTGAGCCAGCGTTCCGCTTTCGCGTGGCTGATGCTCTCGCGGCTGCTCTACTTCATGGGCCTGCAGGCCATGGACAACTTCATCCAGCTATTCCTCAAGGGCGACCAGGTGGACGGCGGCCTGGCCGAGAGCGACGCCGAGTTCAAGACCACCATCGTCCTGGCGGCGGTGCTGCTGACGGCGCTCATCACGACCGTTCCCGCCGGATGGCTGGCCGACCGCTACGGCAAGCTGCGGCTGGTGGCGACGGCCGCGGCGCTGGGACTCATTGCCGCCGCCGTGCTCATGACCTCGCAGTCGTTCGTGCAGGTCGTGATCTTCGCCGCGGTGCTGGGCGTCGGCGTCGGCCTCTTTACCGCCGCCGACTGGGCCGTGGCCATCGACCTGATTCCCGACCAGCGCGCGCCCGGCTTATACATGGGCCTCTCAAACGTCGCCACCGCCGGCGGCGACGGCCTGGCGACGCTGTCCGCCGGCATCGCGCTGGACCTGTTCGGCTACCGGGCGGTCTTCGCCATGATGGCGATCTTCTTCGGCCTGAGCCTGGTGGTGCTCCCGGTCGTCCGCGCCCGGCTGGCCGCCGCGCAGGCGCCGCCGCCTACGTGA